ggcatgagctAATTTCTCCTGGGGTCAGGAAGGTGTCCCTTCGCCCCAGCCTCTGTTGCACAACAGACTAGTTCATTTCCTCGTTAGTATGAGGCATGAAGTGTTGGtcacagctggaggcaggattCCAGACTGACTGGACCAATGAGCCCACCTGGGACAGTGACCCCTGTGCATACTTAGGCTGCTCTGTgtgccagaagcaccagttccttTTCCACATGCCCACACACTTGGTTTTTCTAATGCTGCTCCTCGCTGATAACCGGTCTAACAGCGCAATGGCTCTCTGCTGTCTGCCAGAATGGAGTGCAGCCGGTGGGCATGTAGCTCTTCCACTGGACAACTTCAGCTGCTGGGGGAGTTGGAGCCTGGCTCCTCTTCCAGGGCCCTGCAGTGGGTTTTCTTTCCAGCTCTCCTGCTGCGACTGCCAGGAGTGCAGCTCCCCTGCGAGGAAGTCTCATGCAGacagggcagctgctgctgttttttttacCATGGTGTTATCTAGACCCGCTCGGAGCAGGGGTAGGTGTCACAGTGGTTTAAATGCTAGTGCCTTGGCTGCACTGTGGCTTCCACTCTTGCAACTGTCAAAGGCTGCCCGTGATAGCAATGCTGAGAGCCTCCTATAGACACCCCTGTGGATGAAGGAAGCCTGGGTCCCCTTCCCTCGTGCCCCACTTGTGATAATCAGTGGACCTTAAAAGGACACTATCAAGTTAAAAATCCCCTGTTAAAGCCAGACCCTTACCTGTGTTGCTGATAATACCTTGTGTCCGCAGAGTTCAAAGACCAGGCCTGAAATCGAGGCCCCTTTTTCCACTTTAGTTGGAGACAGTGACCCACTCTCTGGGCCTCTTGCACTTGGCCAGAGCGGCTGGGTTGTGGGTCACAACACTGGAGAAGGAACGTGTCCTCCCCAGATAGAACCTGTTATTTGTCagctttaaagaagaaaaacttcaaaaacaatttATTAAATCTTATTGGGGGAGTTGAAAAATCTTGGGGGATTGTTTATGATAGGGATGGAAAGCGGGGCAGTGTCTCTCTCATGTTCTTATCTTCCATCCTAGACATGAGAATATGAAAACCTTACGGATCCTCTCAGTGGGTGGGATCTGTCCCTCCAGAGACAGCCCCACATGCCAGCAGCCAGGTTGTCTTCTGGAGTTGGGGCTGGGATTGGCAGTCCCGTGGGAGAAcctgaagaaaggagagagaatgacCAATGGGCTTCGCTGCTCCTAATCAGGTTTTATTTGGGGGTGTTGAGCACATCACACTAAGGCGGTGCTGGGATTTTTGCTGAACACCTTTAGCGATACGCTGGGGATCCCTGGCCACACACACCGTGGGTTCTGCTTGGTTCAATGACCGTTAAGAGAGAAATCTTGCTCCCATCAGAGCCAATGACAAGACTCCAATTAATTTCAAGAGGAGCAGGAGTGGCCCCTACATTTGCAGCACAGCCTAACCCAGGAACCTCTTCTTTTGTAGGCTGAAATTTGTATTTGGCTCATCTGCTGTGGCAGCCTTGGATTTGGTTGATCAACACTCAGTCACGCGAATCGTGTCTCCTAGTGGAAGGGCCGTGTACCAGGTACAGACCAGGCTTTCTCCCGGCTCACTTGCAAGTTCTCTAGTCTCTTTTGGTTGCTGTCTGCCCATGTAGCCCTGTGCCACGTAGAGTAAGGAAATGCACTGACTGCTTCAGAACCTCCTTAGGTAGAGAGGGATGTGACATGGAAACATACCACATCTAAACCTGGGACAGGAGAGCCTTAGTGCCAAGTGGTAATGTAACCCCTGCAGCAAAGAACAGTGCCACTCAGTGCATTACACCTCTCCAAGAAGCATCTAGCTACTCCCAGAGACAAGACCATTTGTCTGATCTGAGCTAGCAGCTCCCTGTGCTGTATGGATACTGGTGTTAAGAGGATGTTTTCCGGGGATCACTGATTTCAGTTTAGTATTTTCAACGTATCCCTCAAAGTTCTGTATCACTTCTGTCCCTTGGGAACCCTCGGACAGGGCCCCGTCTCTACAGAATAAACTTTGATCCCTTTTTTTACCCATCACAATATATCCCCTGAGTGTCCTGAACTCCGTGTCTAGCAGCGTGTGCTACCAACAGGGGGGtcgctccctgcccagccaggggCCATGGACTAGTGACTTCACCGCCAGCGGAGGGAATCTGCTGCATCTGGAGGCTGTTTAGGGAACAGGTGTGAACTGAATCGGGGCGCAGTCCAGCTCACAGTGGTCAAGTCTCCGTATCACAAAACCCACCAAAATAATTGGCATCCTTGGCAGAGAAACGAAGGTCTGAATGGGCCACAGCGATCCAAGTGCCCTTGTCCACAGAGTGGGGTCCTCCAGGGCCAGGGTTGAGACCTGTTAGCAAAAGGAGCTGATGTGTGGAGGCTCCCCACCCTGAGCCTGTTGTGGGATAAACAGGGCTGCCGTGCCAGTGCAGTACCTTGCACCAGGCTCAATGCACCTCTGAAGAACGACAGACTCTGCCCTTGGTGTTGGAACAGCCCTGAGCAGCATCCCCAGCCATCCTCCCTACAGCTGCAAACaggctgggatgtgctgttacCGCAGACCCTTCTGTCTAACCGGGGATAAGAGGAGGGTGTGGTGCCAGTTGCTCCTTCTGCCTTGGGTAAGGGTGATCATTATCACATGTTCAGGGGCTGTGTTGTTCAAATCACGGGAGGAGCTTTCACTGTTCTTGGGGACTCTGGAGAGCGGGTGGGACCCACCTGTAAGACCCGATGCCTAAACCCAGGGGCCTAAGAGCATGGGCTGGGTTGAGGGGTTGCGGTTGCTTGGTGTTTCACAAGGACTAAGTGCTGCTTCCAGAGCCTTGAGACATGTCTCTGGGCTCCAGTGATTCTTTGGGAAGACGCCTCCTTTGTTAATTGGAGGCCTTGAGCCTTTTCCTTCCTTGTTGCTGCTCTTGTTAAATACCCAGCCCGGGAGCTCCCAGGCTCTGTGCCATGTGTTTTTTAGGGCTAAGATGGAGCATTGATTGCATGCTGGGATGTGATGTCTTAATCAGTTGCGCCTACatatgaaggctgaggggagcagCAATTTGCGCCATTTTATCCCAGCTCCGTGCAGCCTTTGAAGTGAACCCCTATTAAGCAGAGGCAGTGCAGTACGGAGACCTCAGCTCTGCCTTTGTGCTTCTCTGTCCATGCAGGGTCAGTGCATCCTCAGCTCAccttgcagcagctccttgcAGCCAGCGGGGCTGGACATTTCGCATGCTGTAGCTCTCCGAGCCCCTGGGTTTCCATTCCTTAGCGgtaactggatagcgtagtgagCATGCTGCTCTGTATGTGCTGTTAATGCCTTGTGTGTGGTGTGGCCAGCTGTCTGACTGCCACCCTCCTGTGAGGAAAGGCTGCATTGGAGGAGACCCTCCACCCAAGAAGCTCTGCTTCCTAGCTCAGTGACATGGGGTGTTTCTTTGTGTTATGGCCAGTGCTGAAGACCCAGCAGAGAGCAGGGTCCcccctgtgctgggcactgcacaaggAGAGTGAgcgagtccctgccccaaagagcttccagccTTGATCGTCAGTGACCAGGTCCTACAAAGGGGCAGCTTCACCCTTCTGGGTGCTTTGGGGTGTTTGCCTGGTCAGCCGCCTACCCAGCTAGTGCACATGCTCTCTCATGTGTTTGCCcctctgagggccagatcctgctcccatcgAGTGGAGtaaaaccccactgacttcagggcagGATGGACCAGGCTCTTTGGTATGTGATTGCCTTTGACAATCCCCAGTGGGACCAACCGATAGTTACGGTTTTCCCTTACAGATTATCATTCACTAACAGGTCGATCAATGGATTTTCACTCACAAGAAGAGACTTCAgagctgctcccctccctgcttcagGAGGCAGAACCAGAATCGGAGGTTGGTTCCTGTAGGGGAAAAGAGCAGCAAGTCTTGGCCAGTGAGCAGAGGGTTAGACAGACAAGCCAGATTGCCAACCCACAGGCCCTGATAAGTGaaaagccccacccctgctccactcacCCTGCGCCCAGCAGTGGTCTGGTCTTCCCAGTGGTATCAGAGAGGAGGATGGGAGTCGGATGGCAAAGTGGAGTGAGGATGTTTTCCCAGCCAATCAATAGCCTGGGGGCCGGCCACGCGTTTCTCAGCCGCTTTTCTTTTCTGGGGCGTGGGATTGCTGCTGCTGTAAGGCCTCTGGAGAGCTGTTCTCTTGGAGTGTGTGAAGCTCCATTGCAGCGCTCCTCCTTGCAGCTGTATCCGCTGTTCCGGAGATGCTGAGGCAAGGGGCAGAGCCCCCCCAAGGACTATGATGGGAGCTGAGACGGGAATGCGATCAGGGACTTTGTCAAGGCCACGTCCCTGAGGTGGTGAGCGGCACATGGAGTAGCTCTGGATGGGTGCATTGTCTCACAACTCATTACCCTCTAGTGGGCAGGATCCATTGACGGCTCAGTGCTGATGTAACCAGCTGAGGAGAGCCGTGTCAGTAGGCCACACCCTATGTGCGCTTACTGCCAGCAGAGGAGAGGGTCTGCTGGGAGCGAGGGGAAAGTCCTCAGCAGGGCTAGATAATGCATAGATCCACCTATCAGACAAACAAGTCTTGGACTTGCCCTCAGGAATGGtgcccctgcagcccaggcctCGGACACAGATGGGAAGGGATGTCAGTGCTAATGGACTTTCCCCAGTGCTGCTTGTGGTCCATCATCCTGGATACTGCTTCAGAAACAGCCTACTCCCAGACATACGCCTGATACAGCTCCCTGCAGCATAGGTCACTTTTCCTACCGAGATGGGCCAGAAACTGGCCTCAGCTTAATTTCCCCATTCAGGTGAAAGCAGCCCTTTGCCCCTCCTGCTTAGTACGACAGTGCAGGGATCACATGGCTAGCAGCTCCAGGCCTGATGTTACAACTTCCCTCTGGCCCCTCTAGTCTTCATCTGAAGGGCTCTCCTAGTGCTCACCTGACCTGCAGCCTGTGGGCTAAACCCAGCTCCCTGGAGCTCTGGAGTGGGGATGCCTCAAACCGGCTGGTGACCTCAACAAGCAGTGTCTCATCATTGGTCAGCGGAGACACAAGCACCAGCCAGCGGCAGAGCTACAAGCCTTTATTTGGGGGGGTTAAAATATGCAAATGTAGATGCGAGCTTTGGGATCCTGGCAATTATCGATGTTGCGAAGTCTGGGCACCTGTTAGCCACACCCAGCGTGACCAGTGACAGGTACTCAGCAGGCCATGGAAGTGAAGCCAGCCAGCGGGAATGGGGTGAGAtgggaaatatttttctcctcAGGGTCAAGCTCAGACTTGACATCTGAAGCCTGTTCCATCCCTCCTGCCTAACTTCCTCTTGCTCCCTTCAGCTGTTGGCCTGGCCTGATCTGTTTGTTTAGTGTTGATCGTTCACATCCTGCATCTTTATTAgattatttgtttaaatatattttcgtTTTAATTTCCTAGAACTCTGTGGCAGCCTGCCCTGCTGTCTGTAAACAGTTTAAAATGCTCATGTGGAAATGTctgctcagctcctgggcttAGCCATATGGTGCTGTTTAATCAGATGCTGGTTGCAGGGAGATGGGAGATGATGGAGGAACCTGGTATTCGCTGGAGTGGAACACGACTCACCTGACACTGCCCCAGATGCCTGTGCAGCCAGTTTTCCAGCACTGCGTTATTCTTGCCTCCTGTGCTGGTTTCCCCTGGACCTCGTCTTATCCATCCCACAGACATACACGGAAAGAGAGGAAGGTTTGGAAAATTAAAAACTAGCTCCTGGCTGCCTTGGTTCTTTGTGCTCAATAGCCTTTTCCGATGTGGGACCCACAGGAGAGCCTGGCTGTATGTCTAGCAACTTCCACCTCTTCCCGCTCACCGGCCATGCAAGCGAGATATGTGCTCCTCTCTCTGAGGTCAGGATCCAGCTCCCAGCCTTATTCGCTCCATTGGCTTGACTATGTCACAAGAACCCCCAAGTGGTTTCCTCTTGCAAGCTGTGTTTTGGTTGGGTTTGATCCGTCTTGAGTTCTTGCAGGAGGGGATGGACAAGCCCTTGGGAGTTTGCAAAGCGGCTCTTGTTTCCCCAAGACCGGAGGAACAATGGGAGGAGACAGTGCAGCGTCtcaggggagggaagcagggcaaCCTCTAGTTCTGGCCCCTGCATTTCAGTGCTGCGTGGCCCATGGATTTGAGATACCACCTGAATCAGAGAGATGTGAAAGGCCTGTTCTTTCTGGGAGGGACAGCCAGCGCCACGGAGGAAATGCGCAACCAGAGCAATGCTGTCAGCCTCTGAACTCGGCTGAGGGAAAGTCGCCAGTGAAATACTTAATCAAACGGGACAGAATAACAAGCCTATTGCAAGTGAAACAAACAGTGTGGAGTGAAGGGGAACCTAGGGCAGGCAAGGGGAATAACCAGTCTCTTATCGAAGCTCAGTCTCCTCCATACTGTAAACACACCCCAGCTACCATTTCTGTTCCCCTCcaggcccaggccagctgggatGCAATCCAAAAACCAGATTGGGGACGAGGGGAGATAAGAGATGAGTGCTCCCAAGTAAAATATTCAGCCAACCCCTGGCACAGTCAGTCGGTCGGCACATGGCTGGCAGGGAAAGTAGAGCTGCACTGCAGAGAGGTTCCTAGGAGAGCTGCTTTCGGGATGGCAAGCGGAGCCTTGGATTTGGAGGTGGGGTAGTGTGGGCGTTAGAAGGAGTGCGGTGTCAGTGCGCAGAATTTGGACGGTCTCTGCTGCTTGCTCATTGTTAAACCAGGGGATGCTGTCTCATGTGCCTGACAGGGACCCAGCAAAGCTCGCTGCTCTGTGGGACTAGAGCCAAAGAGCGTTCGTGGGGTGGTTGGATCCAGTCAGGGCCCCTTCCGTAGGGCTCATCTACACAGCAAAGCTTTCcaagttacactgatataaaccCTGTGTGGACATGCTTAGTCCAGGAcaagagtggggtttttttggttttactTAAATCCCTCAAAAGCAACATaaaccccagagctggaaaaggcCCGAGCTGGAAGAGGAGCATTCCCATGGGGATTACAGCAGCATAACTCCAGCCTTTCACATGCACCCTGCAGCATGGATCACTCTAACCTTCCTACGGGGAGACAAGACCTTCgacatcagtggagttgtgcTGGGGGTCGGGCCCGTGTCTAGTAACTGGGCATTTTAAAGGAGATCAGGATGGAGACAAGTGCGATTGGTTGTGATTTCTGTGAAGCCTGGACTACAATAATAGTCTAGTCTACTCACCCAGGAGCTCGGTAAGAGATTCCCGCCCACCCAGGCCCTCTAAATAACCTTGTGTAGTTGGCTCCGGGTAAATCTAAGGGAGGGGATTCCCCCTTTCTGTGGATTCCCCAGGAAAAGCTGGGCCAGACCCAGGATACCAGAGGGGACCAACTGTTGAACTTCCGTGGCATTAAGGCCAGGCCAAGTCCCCTGCCCGCATCTGCAGGGCTGACAAATGCTGCTTGGGCATAATGTGAGCTAGGCTAGATTGGATTCAGAACTCGGAAAGTGGGGCACCGCTAGTGTAgcagatttacactgctgtaactgaCGGCGTAATCTCTCCCCGCTCTGTGCAGTATCTGAGTAGAGGAGCAGAAGGCTCAGGGGAGAGCACCTGATGGGATTAACTCCTACAAGCTGTTTTCCTGCTTGCCAGAAGTAGGAGGTTCTGGGATGGCTTTTTCAGGCTGTTCATGTCAGTCCCAGCAGCAGCCAAGAGTGCATCTTGCCTCTCTGCTTCCCTGCACTGACAACATGCCCCTCTTCTGCCAAGTGGGGCATAATCCCCACTAgtggtgtctcccccaccccagtgaagGGGCAGCACATAGTAAAGGAACACAGAGACTTTCCCCTGCAACGGTCCCAGCACAGAGACAGAACAGCAAGGCCACTTCTCTGGAGACCTGACCTTTGTTTATTCATGAAAACTGAAATCCAACAACTGCAACTGCTTGTGTCAAACAGCCAGACCCCCCTCATGGCTTCCAGCTATTGCAGCTGGCTAGGAGAAGAGTCCCCAGCAAGGACTCCCTTCTGGTTTATTTCCACTCCTTGTCCTTTGGGGCCCAGGGCTCACAAACTCCCCTTGTCTAGCATGAGATACAAGAGGTTTGTCCACGCCTTCTAGCCCTTGAGAACTTGCTGGATGGTCTGAAGATCTGGGGTAGCCTTGAGGGGTTTTACACTCCTCTCCATCCGCTGAGAGTTTGGAGCCTAGctccagtttggtgtgagaggggccatgtgctcagtgGCAGCTGCGTCTGTTCTCTTAAAACAGTTGCATCCCTGGGCAGTAGAATCTCAGCTGATGCAGAGGAGCACTGCAGGCTCATTGCTGCCCGGTTTTCAGCCCCTATCCCCAGTGCACAGGATGTAAGTCAGGGAGCGTTTGTGGATAAGTAGACAGGGTATTGTGACAAATCTGTGCTCTGGGGCATGCTTGGAAGTGAGTTGGGGCAGTGAGGACGGAGCACAGCCAGACCTTTGTCTCTGGTTTTGTCGGACAGAGTTTTCAAGACAATCAGCCAGGTTTGCCCACTTCTTCTGGCTCCTTTGCCCCCTGAAGTATCAAATACCTCACAGTGCTGTTACCCGCTGGGCGGGCGAGCTTGACACTGGCACCTCTTCCTTTAAAACACTCCCGCTCCGGGTTCAGCTCCCCCCGGGGGAGAGACGGCATGTACACGTCACGCTAATAAGGGCAGTGTGTCTGCCCGAATGTCGCCCTGTGGTAGCACTGAAGGAGCTGAACCAGCAGCCCCTGCATAGAATAGGCCAGAGAGTGGCTGGGGGAATCTGGCTCCTGCACTCATGTGAGGTTCCAGAAGGAAAGTGCAGGCATGACATGCTGGATTCCAGGTGTCCCCTTTTAGGATGTACAGCTCCAAGCTCCCTGTCCCCAGGCAGTTTGCCTGGCAGCTGGGGGAGTAAGTTAGATGTGGTGAGTGGCAGGGAGTCAGGAGCGAaatggcagccagagccctgttTTTGAGGCCCACTCTGTGAATCTGTCTCTTCCAGGTCCTCGGGAGTTCAGGCAAACTGTACACCTGTTACGCCTCCTGCCACTTCTGCACGTGCCCTGCATTTGCTTTCTCCGTGCTGCGGAAGAATGACAGTCTGATGGTAAGCTGCCTGCCTTGAAcgagggctgggggctgtgctgctgACACACTTCCCTGAGCTGGATTTCCTATACCTGGGTTGTGCAAGGGAGGAAATGTGTAAGTGTTGAAACGTTGGAGCAATCTGTGGCCACCATACCCTGAGCTGACAATGGGGAGTCATGTGTGAGCAGCCGAGCTCAGGGGATAGTGTTGGTTTGCAATGAAGTGTTACTATTTATGACAGTAAAGATCAGTGGCCCCTGGACTTATCCGCAGGCTGccttgtttcagagtagcagccgtgttagtctgtatcagcaaaaagagcaggaggacttgtggcacctgagagactaatgCATTtattgaacataagcttttgtgggctacagcccacgtcatcagatgcatggagtggaaaatacagtaggaagatacacacacacacacacagaacatgaaaagatgggggcctctatctttgtgtgtgtgtgtgtgtgtgtgtgtgtctgtctgtctgtctgtgtctgtcttcctactgtattttccactccatgcatccaatgaagtgggctgtagcccacaaaagcttatgctcaataaatgcgttagtctctcaggtgccacaagtcctcctgttctttttgttataACAGAGTCTCTACTGGATACCAAAGGGAAGCATCATCTGCTCTGAAGGCCAGTACACTTGGAGAGGGGAACAGTCAGTGTGGGGGCTGATGTGGTGACAAGGGTGCAGGGCACAGCAGTGCTTCATAATTCACTTCCCCGCAGAGAAGAACCTTCAGTCTGCTGTGCAATATCCTGAGAGCACAGGGACTCTCGCATCAGTGAGCTGATATAGTCAGCAGGAGGCCTGTAGTCTCCATCTCCTGCCCTCCGAATAGAGGGGCCAGGCCCATGGTGTGTTTATATGGGAGCCATGTGGCTTTGAGTTGACAAGACTTGGGCAAGGGCCTGCAGGAGCTAAGCAAGGAAAGAAAGACCAGGGATGATCCTGACTCTGACAGGTGTGGGGCACTAGGGCCAGCCATTAGTGAGCCTGGGTCTTTCCTGTCGTTGATTCACTGGAGGACACAGTGTGAGTTGGGCCCTGTG
The genomic region above belongs to Chelonoidis abingdonii isolate Lonesome George chromosome 20, CheloAbing_2.0, whole genome shotgun sequence and contains:
- the ZSWIM7 gene encoding zinc finger SWIM domain-containing protein 7 isoform X2; amino-acid sequence: MLCGPAERLKFVFGSSAVAALDLVDQHSVTRIVSPSGRAVYQVLGSSGKLYTCYASCHFCTCPAFAFSVLRKNDSLMCKHILAMYLSQATGACQELSVSDQQLASILLAEEEEEGLGTMC